The Macaca fascicularis isolate 582-1 chromosome 11, T2T-MFA8v1.1 genome includes a region encoding these proteins:
- the HSA3 gene encoding olfactory receptor 6C2 — protein MKNCTVIRTFILLGLTDDPHLQVLLFIFLFLTYMLSVTGNLTIITLTLVDHHLKTPMYFFLRNFSFLEVSFTTVCIPRFLYSISMGDNTITYNACASQIFFVILFGATQFFLLAAMSYDRYVAICKPLHYMVIMNNRVCTLLVLCSWVAGLMIIVPPLSLGLQLEFCGSNAIDHFSCDAGPLLKISCSDTWVIEQIVILMAVFALIITLVCVILSYLYIVRTILRFPSVQQRKKAFSTCSSHMIVVSIAYGSCIFVYIKPSAKDEVAINKGVSVLTTSVAPLLNPFIYTLRNEQVKQAFSDSVKRITFLSKK, from the coding sequence ATGAAAAACTGCACAGTAATAAGAACTTTTATCCTGCTGGGACTGACAGATGACCCACACCTGcaagttttgctttttatctttctatttctCACCTACATGTTGAGTGTAACAGGGAACCTGACTATTATCACCCTCACATTGGTGGACCACCACCTTAAAACTCCTATGTActtctttctcagaaatttttCCTTCTTAGAAGTCTCATTTACTACAGTCTGTATTCCTAGATTCTTGTACAGTATATCAATGGGGGACAATACCATTACCTACAATGCTTGTGCCAGTCAAATATTCTTTGTTATTCTCTTTGGAGCAACACAATTTTTTCTCCTGGCAGCCATGTCTTATGACCGCTATGTGGCCATCTGTAAACCCCTTCATTATATGGTCATCATGAACAACAGGGTGTGTACCTTATTAGTCCTCTGCAGTTGGGTGGCTGGCTTGATGATCATTGTTCCACCACTGAGCTTAGGCCTCCAGCTCGAATTCTGTGGTTCCAATGCCATTGATCATTTTAGCTGTGATGCAGGTCCTCTCCTAAAGATCTCATGCTCAGATACATGGGTAATAGAACAGATAGTTATACTTATGGCTGTATTTGCACTCATTATCACCCTAGTTTGTGTGATTCTGTCCTACTTGTACATAGTCAGAACAATTCTGAGGTTCCCTTCTGTTCAGCAAAGGAAAAAGGCCTTTTCTACCTGTTCATCCCACATGATTGTGGTTTCCATTGCCTATGGAAGCTGCATCTTCGTCTATATCAAGCCCTCTGCAAAAGACGAAGTGGCCATAAATAAAGGAGTTTCAGTTCTTACTACTTCTGTTGCACCCTTGTTGAACCCCTTCATTTACACCTTGAGGAACGAGCAAGTGAAACAAGCTTTCAGTGACTCTGTAAAGAGGATTACATTTCTCTCAAAGAAGTAG